In candidate division WOR-3 bacterium, the following are encoded in one genomic region:
- the guaA gene encoding glutamine-hydrolyzing GMP synthase produces the protein MDRILILDFGSQYTQLICRRVRELGVYAEIVSFNVAPSEILSRGARGLILSGGPASVSDHRAPKPDPGIFRLGVPILGICYGMQVTAQLLGGRIGSELREYGPSRFVRSRRSPLFDGLPASFPVWMSHGDSVRRLPAGFAALGDTSSGAVAAMADESRQIYGVQFHPEVEHTPLGKDILANFLFKICGCRRSWTMKNFIEEQSALIRQQVGRERVLCAVSGGVDSTVMAVLLYRVLGRRLIAVFVDTGLLRLGEAEAVPRMLKKFLPVRVFDARRQFLSSLEGVVAPERKRRIIGREFIRVFEAVAEEVGGIRFLAQGTLYPDLIESRSARGGPSATIKTHHNVGGLPADLRFELIEPLKELFKDEVRKLGQALGIPGSILNRHPFPGPGLAVRIIGRITPERLEMVRQADHIFISELKRSGWYHRVWQALAVLLPVRSVGVMGDERTYEHVVALRAVTSTDAMTADWARLPEELLARIARRITNEVRGVNRVVYDISSKPPATIEWE, from the coding sequence TTGGACCGGATTTTAATCCTTGACTTCGGCTCGCAGTATACCCAGCTGATCTGCCGGCGGGTCCGCGAGCTCGGGGTCTACGCCGAAATTGTATCCTTCAATGTTGCCCCTTCAGAAATTTTATCAAGGGGTGCACGCGGGCTTATTCTTTCCGGCGGTCCGGCAAGCGTCAGCGATCACCGGGCACCCAAGCCGGATCCGGGAATTTTTCGTCTGGGGGTCCCGATCCTGGGGATCTGCTACGGGATGCAGGTGACCGCCCAGCTGCTTGGCGGCAGAATCGGGTCCGAGCTGCGGGAATACGGACCCAGCCGGTTTGTCCGGAGCCGGCGGTCACCGCTCTTTGATGGTTTGCCCGCCAGTTTTCCGGTCTGGATGAGTCATGGTGATTCAGTGCGCCGGCTGCCCGCTGGTTTCGCAGCGCTGGGCGATACCAGCTCGGGCGCTGTGGCAGCGATGGCGGACGAAAGCCGGCAGATTTACGGGGTGCAGTTTCATCCCGAAGTTGAGCATACACCGCTGGGGAAAGATATCCTGGCGAATTTTCTGTTCAAAATCTGCGGGTGCCGGCGCAGCTGGACGATGAAAAACTTTATTGAGGAGCAGAGTGCATTAATCCGCCAGCAGGTGGGCCGGGAGCGGGTGCTGTGTGCGGTTTCGGGCGGAGTGGATTCAACGGTAATGGCGGTTCTGCTCTATCGTGTGCTCGGCCGCCGGCTGATTGCGGTGTTTGTGGACACGGGGTTGTTGCGCCTTGGAGAGGCGGAGGCGGTGCCCAGAATGCTTAAAAAGTTTCTGCCGGTGCGCGTGTTTGATGCCCGGAGGCAATTTCTGAGCAGTCTGGAGGGTGTCGTTGCTCCGGAACGGAAGCGCCGGATCATTGGCCGGGAATTCATCCGGGTTTTTGAAGCGGTGGCAGAAGAGGTGGGTGGAATCCGGTTTCTGGCTCAGGGGACGCTGTATCCGGATTTGATTGAATCCCGCTCCGCCCGGGGCGGTCCGTCAGCCACGATCAAGACCCATCACAATGTCGGTGGTCTGCCCGCAGACCTCAGGTTTGAACTGATTGAACCGCTCAAGGAGCTGTTCAAGGATGAGGTGCGGAAGCTGGGGCAGGCGCTGGGGATTCCCGGTTCCATTCTCAACCGTCATCCCTTTCCCGGTCCGGGTCTGGCGGTGCGGATCATTGGCAGGATTACTCCGGAGCGGCTGGAAATGGTACGCCAGGCGGATCATATTTTCATCAGCGAGCTGAAGAGATCCGGCTGGTATCATCGGGTCTGGCAGGCGCTGGCGGTACTGCTGCCGGTGCGGTCGGTCGGAGTGATGGGTGATGAGCGGACCTATGAGCATGTGGTGGCACTGCGGGCAGTGACCTCAACCGACGCCATGACCGCCGACTGGGCACGATTGCCTGAGGAGCTGCTTGCCCGGATCGCCCGGCGGATCACTAATGAGGTCCGCGGTGTTAACCGGGTTGTTTATGATATTTCATCCAAACCGCCGGCAACAATTGAATGGGAATGA